Genomic segment of Sphingomonas sp. KRR8:
GGCGCGGGTGATCGACACCGTGTGGTGTACGAACACATCGATCTCGAGCGCCTCTACCTCTGACAGGGTTCGGCACATCGCCACCAGTTCTGCCTCGTCGGTGACCGTCTGGCGAATGGCAGCATAAGCTGCCTCCGTCTCGGCGTTCAATCCGGCGAGCAGCGTCGAAAGGCTGAGGTTGGCCCCAAGCGCCTTTTCGACATAGCCGCGAGCGGTCGCCACCCATGTGGGGTCATCGAGGCGGGAGAACTTGGCCCGGATGTAAGGAACGATACGGTCCGCGAGTCCCTCGATCTGGTCTTCCGAGATGGAGCCTTTCAACTCTTCGGAACTGCGATACCGCCGCCAGAATTCCCGGGCGAGTTCCTTTTCCGCATGGCTGATCTGCTGCCACAGCGCAGCGGAGCGCTTCGGCAGCTCGCCGGCGCCTTCGTAGAAGCGAAGGCCCCTTGCGAGGTCGTAGTCATGGGCCTTGGAACGCCATCCGCTCATTGGATCTCACCTGGGTGGAACAGTTTCGGTGCACCGGCTTCTGACGCCCCAATGGTTAAGGGCGGGTTAGAGCGCCTGTCCCTTGGGCTGCCTTGCCTCCCGGCCCCACGACGCCTAAGCGGCTGCCAGTCCTTTTTGCCCTGTTTTCAGAGTGAGCTCATGGCGCGCAACACGGCCCGTCCCCTCTCCCCGCATTTGTCCATCTGGCGCTGGGGTCCGCATATGGTGACCTCCATCCTTCACCGCGCGACCGGAATTGCGCTGTCGATCGGTGGTCTGCTGCTACTAACGTGGTGGCTGCTGGCGCTGGCCGGACCGGCAAGCGGCTATGTCGAGTTCGGCAAGGTCGCCGGTCATCCGATCGGGCTGCTGGTCCTTGTCGGGCTGAGCTGGTCTTTCTTCCAGCATACGTTGTCAGGCGTCCGCCACCTGATCATGGACATCGGCGAGGGCTTCGAACTGAAGCGCAACAAGTCGATGGCAATCGCCACCTGGGTCGGCGGGGCAGTGCTGACCATCGCCCTGTGGGCCTACGTCCTGGGAGTTCGCGCATGACCGGTCCCAAGGACATCGGTCGCCACGACCGCAATGCAGTGCCGGAGGGCAAGACCGCGCTTGGTCAGGTCCGCGGCCTCGGCAGCTCGCATCAGGGTGGGGAGCATTGGATCCGCGAGCGGGTGAGCAGCATTGCCCTGCTCCTGCTCGGCATCTGGTTCCTCGTCTCGCTGCTGCTGCTTCCCGACTGGAGTCAG
This window contains:
- the sdhC gene encoding succinate dehydrogenase, cytochrome b556 subunit: MARNTARPLSPHLSIWRWGPHMVTSILHRATGIALSIGGLLLLTWWLLALAGPASGYVEFGKVAGHPIGLLVLVGLSWSFFQHTLSGVRHLIMDIGEGFELKRNKSMAIATWVGGAVLTIALWAYVLGVRA